In the Paenibacillus sp. FSL H7-0357 genome, one interval contains:
- a CDS encoding DinB family protein encodes MVHAKDVLANQLLANANDPSWYSPFAQAVEGLAEEEAFWKLDGNSNSIAEITQHLLYWNNAWQTRYHLGRVDAVPPIEDNNSSFVIPEGTAFDQLRTKLLEVLLGWQPLLQEDRLEAKVAGFPVPAEWWEIISNAAMHNAYHIGQIVFVRKLIGSRE; translated from the coding sequence ATCGTTCATGCAAAGGATGTTCTGGCCAATCAGTTACTAGCCAATGCCAATGATCCAAGCTGGTATTCTCCGTTCGCGCAGGCGGTAGAGGGTTTAGCAGAGGAAGAAGCCTTTTGGAAGCTTGACGGGAACAGCAACAGTATCGCTGAAATTACGCAGCATCTGCTGTATTGGAACAATGCCTGGCAAACCAGATACCATCTGGGCCGGGTAGATGCTGTCCCTCCGATTGAGGATAACAACAGCAGTTTTGTCATACCGGAGGGCACAGCCTTTGATCAGTTGAGAACGAAGCTGCTGGAGGTGCTGCTTGGTTGGCAGCCGCTGCTGCAGGAAGACAGACTTGAGGCAAAAGTGGCAGGGTTTCCTGTGCCAGCGGAATGGTGGGAGATTATCAGCAACGCGGCAATGCACAATGCCTATCACATTGGTCAAATCGTTTTTGTCCGAAAGCTTATTGGCAGCAGGGAATAA
- a CDS encoding phospholipase D-like domain-containing protein, which yields MNNKLPQAEWDNRVEQDIINVVNYYLSGGSLKAAKEMDKAQELLADVLNGREARAHRQALGGVITEISQLSGMPGFSGELLERLALEVSGLDSDKLRILAPQTTRHNRVDPYVNGPQCLEMILEEIGKARRYIHLSIMLFFNDHSGNLIAAALLQALKRGVEVRIMVNYTVTALGYGMNLEVGKFSKISTMLENEGARLLDTFNSYYSAAEWSEKRAELKSGGVSESILFLQDKVQEDVEITGLNVIDHRKFMVIDGITSIVGSLNFGDQYTYQTPIEASSPVEVDGRPMGIPSGEEEWHDGCFRIQGAAALPLNAVFQSRWLLLGGDHFDLEDDFYHPDTNYAFGEEECTLFVSFPGNPVNLIQQYYLDLITYAAEETVIVNPYLIDQAFWDRLGELGPDCSCHLAICNPLEVNDHPTNRAAVRSNMYEPFLNGVSFYDYSFTGRFSHWKITYDHRSRAVFHGSYNINERSACHDFELGLLVKGEGFAKRIKSMIDYDLGVSKKISDKKEFFKHPWMHPSTYLNKATQNYT from the coding sequence ATGAACAACAAACTTCCGCAAGCGGAATGGGATAACAGGGTAGAGCAGGATATCATAAACGTTGTGAATTATTATTTATCGGGTGGCTCCCTGAAGGCTGCAAAGGAAATGGACAAGGCCCAGGAGCTGCTTGCCGATGTATTGAATGGCCGGGAGGCGCGTGCGCACCGGCAGGCTCTCGGCGGAGTGATTACAGAGATTAGCCAGCTGTCCGGCATGCCGGGTTTCAGCGGGGAGCTGCTTGAACGGCTTGCGCTTGAAGTCAGCGGACTGGACTCAGACAAGCTTCGAATATTGGCTCCGCAGACGACACGTCATAACCGGGTAGACCCTTATGTGAACGGACCGCAGTGCCTGGAAATGATCCTTGAGGAAATCGGGAAGGCGCGCCGTTATATTCATCTGTCCATAATGCTGTTCTTTAACGACCATTCGGGAAATCTGATAGCGGCAGCGCTGCTGCAGGCACTGAAACGGGGTGTCGAAGTCCGCATCATGGTAAATTATACGGTTACCGCACTTGGCTATGGGATGAATCTCGAGGTGGGTAAGTTCTCCAAGATCTCTACGATGCTGGAGAATGAAGGGGCCAGGCTGCTCGATACGTTCAACTCCTATTATTCTGCGGCAGAATGGAGTGAGAAACGGGCGGAGCTGAAGTCCGGAGGGGTATCCGAAAGTATTCTCTTCCTGCAGGATAAGGTACAGGAGGACGTGGAGATCACAGGACTCAATGTCATTGACCACCGGAAATTCATGGTCATTGACGGGATTACTTCGATTGTCGGCAGCCTGAACTTCGGGGATCAATATACGTATCAGACGCCGATAGAGGCCTCTTCACCGGTAGAAGTAGACGGCCGGCCGATGGGTATTCCAAGCGGTGAGGAGGAGTGGCATGATGGCTGCTTCCGGATTCAGGGCGCGGCGGCGTTGCCGCTGAATGCTGTTTTTCAATCAAGATGGCTGTTGCTTGGGGGCGATCATTTTGATCTGGAAGATGACTTCTACCATCCTGATACAAATTATGCATTCGGTGAGGAGGAGTGTACGCTCTTCGTGAGTTTTCCGGGCAACCCCGTTAATCTGATCCAGCAATATTATTTGGATTTAATTACTTATGCAGCCGAGGAGACGGTGATCGTGAACCCCTATCTGATTGATCAGGCCTTCTGGGACCGGCTGGGTGAGCTTGGCCCGGACTGTTCCTGCCATCTGGCCATATGCAATCCGCTGGAAGTCAATGACCACCCGACGAACCGGGCGGCTGTGCGCAGCAATATGTATGAGCCTTTTCTTAACGGCGTTTCTTTTTATGACTACAGCTTTACGGGGCGTTTCTCCCACTGGAAAATCACCTACGACCACAGGTCGCGGGCCGTTTTTCACGGCTCCTACAATATCAATGAAAGAAGCGCCTGCCATGACTTTGAGCTGGGACTGCTGGTCAAGGGGGAAGGATTCGCGAAAAGGATCAAATCCATGATTGATTATGACCTTGGCGTTTCGAAAAAGATCAGCGACAAGAAGGAGTTCTTTAAGCATCCGTGGATGCATCCCAGCACTTATCTAAATAAGGCAACCCAGAACTACACCTGA
- a CDS encoding putative quinol monooxygenase has translation MIIIHALMQVNPEREEQFLAEAKTLLAATHEEEGNLSYELYKHAAQENVYIMVETWRDAAAVGSHNTSPHFTGFAAKAGEFLTAPLDVKVYNGELLQQ, from the coding sequence ATGATCATTATCCACGCTTTAATGCAAGTGAACCCCGAACGTGAGGAGCAGTTCCTGGCTGAAGCTAAGACGTTGCTTGCAGCAACCCATGAGGAAGAGGGCAACCTCTCTTATGAGCTGTACAAGCACGCCGCGCAAGAGAATGTATATATTATGGTCGAAACCTGGCGCGATGCAGCTGCTGTAGGCAGCCATAACACAAGCCCGCATTTCACGGGATTTGCCGCTAAGGCAGGCGAGTTTCTGACTGCGCCGCTGGATGTGAAGGTATACAACGGCGAGCTGTTGCAGCAATAA
- a CDS encoding nitroreductase family protein, whose product MNATRTNDFNSIITGRRSVRKYDTSVKISKEEMTEILTETTLAPSSVNMQPWRFLVIESAEGKAKLGPIARFNQVQVETSAAVIAVFGDLNNFDYAEQIYGTAVERGLMPQDVKENQLTRLASHFATLPADVNRETVMIDGALASMQLMLVARAHGYDTNPIGGFEKDQIAEVFGMDKDRYIPVMLISIGKADGEGYASVRLPIDTIAEWK is encoded by the coding sequence ATGAATGCTACCAGAACCAACGATTTCAATTCTATTATTACAGGCCGCCGCTCGGTCCGCAAATATGATACCTCTGTCAAAATCAGCAAAGAGGAAATGACCGAGATTCTAACTGAGACTACACTGGCTCCTTCCTCGGTCAACATGCAGCCTTGGCGCTTCCTCGTGATCGAAAGTGCGGAAGGCAAAGCCAAATTGGGTCCTATCGCCCGCTTCAATCAGGTGCAGGTAGAAACCTCCGCAGCAGTTATTGCCGTATTCGGCGACTTGAACAATTTTGATTATGCTGAACAGATTTACGGTACAGCTGTTGAGCGCGGACTCATGCCTCAGGATGTGAAAGAGAACCAATTAACCCGTCTGGCCAGCCATTTCGCAACACTGCCAGCAGATGTGAACAGAGAGACTGTGATGATTGACGGCGCATTGGCTTCCATGCAGCTGATGCTGGTTGCCCGTGCCCACGGCTATGATACAAACCCTATCGGCGGATTCGAAAAGGATCAAATTGCTGAAGTCTTCGGCATGGACAAAGACCGTTACATCCCGGTTATGCTGATTTCGATTGGCAAAGCGGATGGAGAAGGATACGCATCCGTCCGTCTGCCGATTGACACTATTGCTGAGTGGAAATAA
- a CDS encoding pyridoxal phosphate-dependent aminotransferase translates to MNIFEPSDVLNALPKQFFAALVAKAGLVAAAGHDVIHLGQGNPDMPTPAHIVEALQAAAANPLNHRYPPFRGHSYLKEAAARFYKREYGVELDPQQEIAILFGGKTGLVEVVQCLLNPGDIALVPDPGYPDYWSGIELARAVMEKMPLTAEHGFLPVYGDISPELAAKAKLMFLNYPNNPTGAVATEDFFEQTVSFAAEHRICVVHDFAYAAIGYDGQKPRSYLQTPGAKENGIEIYTLSKTYNMAGWRVAFAAGNASVIESLNILQDHMYVSLFGAVQEAAAAALLGPQDAVRDNLDRYESRRNLLIGGLRKIGWKVEAPKGSFFAWLPVPEGYTSQSFADLLLEKAHVVVAPGIGFGAYGEGYVRVGLVSDEARLAEAVERIAGLKLF, encoded by the coding sequence GTGAATATTTTTGAGCCTTCCGATGTGCTGAATGCTTTGCCCAAGCAGTTTTTCGCTGCGCTGGTTGCCAAGGCCGGCCTTGTCGCCGCCGCAGGACATGATGTGATCCATCTTGGACAGGGGAATCCTGATATGCCTACACCGGCCCACATTGTAGAAGCACTGCAGGCGGCAGCGGCTAACCCGCTGAACCACAGGTATCCGCCGTTTCGCGGCCACAGCTATCTCAAGGAAGCTGCAGCCAGATTTTATAAGCGGGAGTACGGAGTGGAGCTGGATCCGCAGCAGGAGATCGCCATTCTGTTCGGCGGAAAAACCGGGCTGGTTGAAGTGGTGCAGTGTCTCCTCAATCCGGGGGATATAGCACTTGTGCCGGATCCCGGATATCCTGATTACTGGTCAGGCATCGAGCTGGCCCGGGCGGTCATGGAGAAGATGCCGTTGACTGCGGAACATGGATTTCTGCCCGTTTACGGGGACATCAGCCCGGAGCTAGCCGCTAAGGCCAAGCTGATGTTCCTCAATTATCCGAACAATCCTACCGGTGCGGTAGCTACGGAGGATTTTTTCGAGCAGACCGTGAGCTTCGCGGCAGAACACAGGATTTGTGTTGTGCATGATTTCGCTTATGCTGCCATCGGGTATGATGGACAGAAGCCGCGCAGCTACCTGCAGACGCCGGGGGCCAAGGAGAACGGCATTGAGATCTATACTTTGTCAAAAACCTATAATATGGCTGGCTGGCGTGTGGCTTTTGCTGCCGGTAACGCCAGCGTTATCGAGAGTCTGAACATCTTGCAGGATCATATGTACGTGAGCCTGTTCGGGGCAGTGCAGGAAGCAGCTGCGGCTGCGCTGCTGGGACCACAGGATGCTGTCCGGGATAATCTGGACCGCTACGAGTCGCGGCGCAACCTCTTAATCGGCGGCTTGCGGAAGATTGGCTGGAAGGTGGAGGCGCCTAAGGGCTCGTTTTTTGCCTGGCTGCCGGTTCCGGAAGGCTATACCTCACAGAGTTTTGCCGATTTGCTGCTGGAGAAGGCGCATGTGGTGGTAGCTCCCGGTATTGGTTTTGGCGCTTATGGCGAAGGTTATGTGCGGGTTGGGCTGGTGAGCGATGAAGCACGGCTTGCAGAAGCGGTGGAACGGATAGCGGGACTGAAGCTTTTTTGA